The sequence TTACTTCCATCTGTTTCAATTCAGACCAAAACCGACCCCTCATCATTGTGACATTTTATCAAACAGTTGGTGTGCATAGTTAAAATAATCAAAAAACAATTACCTCTTCGTAGAAGTCTTTGTCTAGTTTATCGGATATTTTGATGGAGGTGAAGATTGTAACAGCAAGTAGTGAAAGTGGAAAGATGAAAGCGAATAAGTAAGTTGTGGCACCTGGTGCACCACCTCGTGTAACCACCAATGAACCCCTACTTTTCCCGGAAGTGAGATTACTAAGGCCCAGCTGATGCGGAGATATTTGTGTAGTGATTTGTGACGGAGATGGAGGTTGAAGGCGGTGAAAGGTAGCTGAAATTGGGGTTATGGTGAAAGCTGCCATCACCGTTATCCAACCTTCCAAATGACACAGATTGGGTTGCGGAGTTATCTGTTACATTAATGTTACAAATGAGCCCTTGTCAAATGAATTCTACTACATATATACCCTTCCTAAAAAATACATCATCGAGTGACATTTTTAATAAGGGTGTGTTTATAATTTTAgataaaactagaaaaaaaaattcgacCGTGCGTTGTTGCGGTTGTATTCAATGCGCGGTCGAATTTTGATAtatgttgtttggtacctaatatatctaataggttgagttctttgttgtacgtgtatgtatatgtatgaaatatagcccgaaatatttagtattttttttaacgatgtctgtTTCACGTGTAgctagtcccgttgtgttcgttatattttttcgagttgaacggtgatttcgaaaaaatttaactcgcaccgagcgagaagatagggcccgttaaaaattcgagTGGAAttagattttttttaataaaattatatattttcgctttctacccctgaaaaagtgtaaagttgagggaccgttgtgtaaattgagccgaatttGTGGGGCCGTttataatgtgaacgcaaactcaaaacgaaaaTACGAAATAACTTAAACGACGACATTCGCCGCGCATTTTAGTATGCAGGTATAATTAGCTGGAGTTGAGCTTATAACTTTAGCTAAGACCATCCCTAACGCAGGCGTGTTGGGTCAAATGTGCACCGAGCACGCCACTAACACGTGGCTAATGGGGCGTGCTCGCGGCGTGTGTGCTCCAAGCACGTGAAATCATTTTGGTGTGCTGATTTTTGATTGGCTGATTTTTGTTTTTTGATTAATTTTTATCCTCTTTTTCACCCAACTTCAaatcagattttaacacatcatccAACACGTCACTCAACACTTCACCCCATTATTTCCCAGTTTACTAGCACACCTATCAAGCACCACACCCCCACCCAGCAACACGCTAACACGCCCATGAGGGTTAAAGATGGTCTAAAGCTAAAAGTTAATggcttgtgatgacccagaaatttcgactaaatttaaacttaatctttgtatgattaacatttccgacacgataagcaaagtctgtaaaactgaatctcaaaatttttgaattacttttatatatttaaatacccttcggttgttttcgacgattcgcgaacaattatatgtaaatagatacatatatactataacatgaaaaggtaacaatttattaattgtttgataccgtacattaaacttattggtttaaatatctatttgaatgtatatgataagttgaaatatttattattaaaatttatttacaaataacttccaatgtgtatttaaaaactgatttatgtatattaaaaagatatatacatatatataataaacgatagtaacattcgtttatagattcaattgatatttagataagttaactaaatcgtttaagatgaaccagttaaacactaatttgttacagtgttttcaaattgccacattactcaaaatgctacagtgttttcgaaaatcactatttgctacagtgaaattgactttgctacagtgaattgctacagtaaaaattgctacagtggtatattttatggatgatttaagactatattttgacaaaggtacgattcacgaaacgtaaagtacaagttttctcagcgtacgaaagggcgttcgaaaaaccggaaccgggacataagtcgagtgacaacgtacgacttaccggaacaaaaattacaagtcaactatgcacgtgaatttaatataatatataattaattaatttaaattatatatattatatttatatttattttatattatgtcgacaagctaggagccaaaacaatgtgagctgtccctggtcctcatgcgagtcgcatggccagaaggccatttccatgcgagtcgcatgactccagattccaggccaggtactataaattcaggtgttttgctcgaatgaaaaatcaaacacacatacacaaatatatattactccgtataatatttattattattattattattattattattattattattattattaagattattattaatcttattaatcttattattagtattattatttttgcgatacaaaaataataatgtacataaaatattacgacggagtactgtccaagtaattttcaaaacgagtttccgagcgagctagagctaaggaaaatatgggttattgccaaggaggttatgggtaatgttcgggggtatttttgtgaatcaaacctcgtgtttattatctccgatgcgtctacatgctttcctacaatattgtatatcaatattaaacagtgagttcatttgatccctttttacatatatttttgggctgagaatacatgcaaatgctttattaaccgatatacaatatttatatgcgtgagtttcattgctccctttttaattgcttttgcaatatatatttttgggctgagaatacatgcaatttattttaaacgcaatggatacaagtacatactaaattctacaccgagtttgaaccaaaaatcccttagctttggtaactagtaactgccggttataagaactggtgggcgcgaatagttgtatatggatccatagggcttgatatccccgtccgagctagagcactagccttttaacggacgtat comes from Rutidosis leptorrhynchoides isolate AG116_Rl617_1_P2 chromosome 4, CSIRO_AGI_Rlap_v1, whole genome shotgun sequence and encodes:
- the LOC139844300 gene encoding uncharacterized protein — protein: MAAFTITPISATFHRLQPPSPSQITTQISPHQLGLSNLTSGKSRGSLVVTRGGAPGATTYLFAFIFPLSLLAVTIFTSIKISDKLDKDFYEEMEVNQSILEAEDGDGEALPTMTDEEPPRSRARNRPKREVEVSGR